In one Nicotiana tomentosiformis chromosome 6, ASM39032v3, whole genome shotgun sequence genomic region, the following are encoded:
- the LOC138893894 gene encoding uncharacterized protein, which yields MKSFIFKTNERLDAHGAVIKELSTGLRNLEKQVGQIATILSERIQGTLPADTERNPKETLKIEVDKKKKGKKGAEKKKEEKTSIREESNESEHMPALPFPQNLYREKLDKQFERFLDMLKQVNVNFPFTELLSQMPAYAKFLKEILIKKITIEDTSVIKLTKHCNAILQNKLP from the exons ATGAAGTCCTTTATTTTCAAGACAAATGAGAGGCTAGATGCTCATGGTGCAGTTATCAAAGAACTTAGCACAGGGCTGCGGAACTTGGAGaaacaagtgggacaaattgccaCCATATTGTCTGAAAGGATCCAAGGTACTTTGccagctgatactgaaagaaaccccAAGGAGACG ctgaaaattgaagttgataagaagaagaaaggcaagaagggagctgagaaaaagaaggaagagaaaacttCAATAAGGGAGGAAtctaatgagagcgagcatatgccagctttaccttttccccaaaatctttatagagagaagctggacaagcaatttgagagatttctggatatgctgaaaCAAGTTAATGTAAATTTTCCATTCACAGAGTTGCTctcccaaatgccagcttatgctaagttcttgaaggaaatctTGATAAAGAAGATAACGATAGAAGATACATCAGTAATTAAGCTCACAAAGCATTGCAAcgcaatattgcaaaacaaactcccataa